A window of bacterium contains these coding sequences:
- the nadA gene encoding quinolinate synthase NadA codes for MRIDINDKILTESDVDPSLDLYEEIARLKREMNAVLLAHYYQESEIQDIADFVGDSLELARRAASTKADVIVFAGVHFMAETAKILNPNKLVLLPDLNAGCSLADSCPADQFKNFRDQHPDHLAITYINCSADVKALSDLICTSSNAEKLIAQIPNDQPILFSPDKNLGAYIMKKTGRPMALWQGSCQVHEIFSEKKIVQIKVSHPTASLIAHPECVDSILNMADFIGSTSALLKHVQMSPAKEFIVATEAGIIHQMEKACPEKTFIAAPPNNNCACNECPHMKLNTLEKLYLCMKNRMPEITLPEDIRIRALKPIQRMLEMS; via the coding sequence ATGAGAATTGATATCAATGATAAAATTCTGACCGAATCCGATGTCGATCCGTCGTTGGATCTTTATGAAGAAATTGCGCGGTTGAAAAGAGAAATGAACGCGGTTTTGCTGGCTCATTATTATCAGGAATCGGAAATTCAGGATATTGCGGATTTTGTCGGGGACAGTCTTGAATTGGCAAGGCGAGCCGCTTCCACAAAAGCCGACGTGATCGTTTTTGCCGGCGTTCATTTTATGGCTGAGACAGCAAAAATACTGAACCCCAATAAGTTAGTGCTGTTGCCGGATCTCAACGCCGGATGTTCCCTGGCGGACAGTTGTCCGGCCGATCAATTCAAAAATTTTCGCGATCAACATCCGGATCATCTGGCGATCACCTATATCAATTGTTCAGCTGACGTCAAAGCGTTGAGCGACCTGATCTGCACGTCGAGCAATGCAGAAAAATTAATCGCTCAAATTCCCAACGATCAACCGATTTTATTTTCTCCTGATAAAAATCTTGGCGCGTATATTATGAAAAAAACCGGAAGGCCAATGGCTTTGTGGCAAGGCTCATGCCAGGTACACGAGATTTTTTCCGAAAAGAAAATCGTGCAAATTAAAGTTTCACACCCAACCGCCAGTTTGATCGCTCATCCCGAATGCGTCGATTCGATCCTGAATATGGCCGATTTCATCGGATCAACCAGTGCACTGCTCAAGCATGTGCAAATGTCGCCGGCAAAAGAATTCATAGTCGCCACCGAAGCCGGCATCATTCATCAGATGGAAAAAGCTTGCCCAGAAAAAACATTCATTGCCGCGCCGCCTAACAATAATTGTGCGTGCAACGAATGTCCGCACATGAAATTAAATACACTTGAGAAATTATACCTCTGTATGAAAAATCGTATGCCGGAAATCACGCTTCCTGAAGATATCCGTATTCGCGCCCTCAAACCTATTCAGCGAATGCTGGAAATGAGTTAA
- a CDS encoding amino acid permease, producing MQKELPQSLSLLDATMINIGSMIGSGIFIVPASVALYLDSSLLIIGVWIFGGIISLCGALSIAELGAMMPKAGGQYVYLSKAYHPLFGFLYGWTNFAVIMTGSIAAVAVGFATYLGHFVSLNPIEIKTVAMLSILLLTVINCLSTRFGAMFQNGFTTVKMLCLGGLIILPFISNGGSWSHFSPAFSHHSFTELIAPLGLSIVAVLWAYDGWIEITYVAGEVIEPQKNLPRSLILSTLAMIGLYTLINVAYIYVLSPAGMSKAPMVASEAAIIVLGTGGASLVAISVMIAMFGANNGFVFTGARIYYAMAKERLFFRPVKRIHPTFDTPYISLIAQGAWACALIFTGTFEQLFTYVVFASWLFYAMSCGAVLILRQKAADLPRLYRTWGYPWTPVAFILFSLFLVINTLIEDPRDALIGLGIILMGVPLYVYWSRNSLTEAAEDPSIE from the coding sequence CTGTTGGATGCGACCATGATCAACATCGGAAGCATGATCGGATCCGGAATTTTTATAGTTCCGGCTTCAGTCGCCTTATATCTGGATTCGTCGCTCTTAATTATCGGAGTGTGGATTTTCGGTGGTATTATCAGTCTATGCGGCGCATTGTCAATTGCAGAACTCGGTGCAATGATGCCGAAAGCCGGCGGTCAATATGTTTATCTCAGCAAAGCGTACCATCCGCTATTCGGTTTCCTCTACGGTTGGACTAATTTTGCCGTTATCATGACCGGCTCGATCGCTGCCGTTGCCGTCGGATTTGCAACGTATCTCGGACATTTTGTTTCGCTGAATCCGATTGAAATCAAAACGGTAGCAATGTTATCCATTCTGTTACTCACGGTCATCAATTGTCTCAGCACACGATTCGGAGCAATGTTCCAAAACGGATTTACGACTGTAAAAATGTTATGCCTCGGCGGCCTGATCATTTTACCTTTTATTTCAAATGGCGGTTCATGGTCACATTTTTCACCTGCATTTTCACATCATTCCTTCACCGAATTAATCGCGCCGCTCGGTCTTTCGATCGTTGCCGTGCTGTGGGCGTATGACGGCTGGATTGAAATCACGTATGTGGCCGGTGAGGTTATCGAACCTCAAAAAAATCTGCCGCGCTCGTTGATCCTATCGACGTTGGCTATGATCGGTTTGTATACGCTGATCAATGTAGCCTATATTTACGTTTTATCACCAGCTGGAATGAGTAAAGCACCTATGGTCGCATCGGAGGCGGCGATAATCGTTTTGGGTACCGGAGGTGCATCGCTCGTTGCCATATCCGTGATGATTGCCATGTTCGGAGCCAATAACGGTTTTGTATTTACCGGAGCGCGGATTTATTACGCTATGGCAAAAGAAAGATTATTTTTCCGACCCGTTAAACGCATTCACCCGACATTCGATACACCCTATATTTCTTTGATCGCACAAGGCGCGTGGGCGTGTGCATTGATTTTTACGGGAACTTTTGAACAACTTTTTACTTACGTCGTTTTTGCATCATGGCTTTTTTACGCCATGTCTTGCGGAGCTGTTTTAATCCTGCGCCAAAAGGCCGCTGATTTACCGCGCCTTTATCGGACGTGGGGCTATCCATGGACACCGGTAGCATTCATTTTGTTTTCGTTGTTTTTGGTTATTAATACTTTAATCGAAGATCCGCGCGACGCATTGATAGGACTGGGGATTATTTTAATGGGCGTGCCGTTGTATGTATACTGGAGCAGAAACTCATTAACTGAAGCTGCTGAAGATCCTTCGATCGAATAA